The genome window AGGCCTTGTTCTCGGGGTCGTCTGCCTTGTCGTATTCCTCGGCGATTATGTCGTTGCAAAGCTCTATACATTCATCGCATATATATACGTTCGGGCCAGCAATAAGCCTTCTTACCTCGTCGTGACCCTTGCCGCAGAATGAACAACGCAGATCAGTTTGTACTTCAGTGTCTTTCTTTTTAGCCATTTGACTTGTCCTCCTGAGGGGAGATGCGTTTCGTGATTACCTTGTCTATGAGGCCGTAATTTTTAGCCTCCTCCCCTCCCATGAAATAATCCCTCTCGGTGTCTTCCTGTATCTTTCCCAGGGGTTGACCTGTATGGACCGCCAGCAGCTCGTTCAATCTCTGGCGCAGCCTCAATATCTCTCTCGCATGTATGTCTATGTCGGTCGCCTGGCCTTGGAAGCCACCCATCGGCTGGTGGATGAGTATCCTGGCATTAGGGAGGCAATAACGCTTGCCTTTTGCGCCTGCGGCCAGAAGAAACGCACCCATGCTGGACGCTTGACCAAGACACAGTGTGCTTACGTCACATTTTATGTACTGCATAGTGTCATAGATTGCGAGTCCGGCCGTCACGATACCGCCGGGAGAATTTATATAGAGTGTTATATCTCGTTTCGGGTCCTCGGCCTCCAGAAATAGGAGCTGAGCGATTACTAGGTCAGCCATGTCATCGTCTATCGGGCCGCCCAGGAAGACTATCCGTTCCTTCAGGAGCCTCGAATAGATATCATAGGCCCTTTCACCCCTCGGGCTTTGTTCTATAACAATGGGTATTAAAGGCATTTAAGTCAATCTTCTCCTTAGTCTTTTTTTTTCGATAAATTAGTCTCTAGTCTGATCCATGGCATCGGCCTCGGAAGCCGCCTGTCTTATGACCGCGTGTTCAAGGAGGAGATCAAGGGTCTTTTTTGCACGCAGTTTGGGTAGTACATGCTGGACGAGCGCAGCCAGCAGCTCTTCCCTGTCTATCTGTGTTGAACTTTGGTCGATATGTCTTGCCAGTTCTTCATTTTCTACCTTGACATCCTCCTTGTCCGCTATCTTGTCTAGGATGAGCTCTGTCTTTACCTGTTTTATCGCGTCTTCGCGCATCTTTTCCTTGAGTCTGTCTTGAGATATGCCTGCCTTTTCTAGATCGACCCCCCGTTCATGAAGATGGCCCGAGATATTGTCTATCATTTGATCAAGTTTTGCCTCGATGAGACGTTCCGGTACAGGGAAATCAACCCCTGATACGAGCTTGTCGAGTATCTGGTTTCTAAGACTTGATC of Dissulfurimicrobium hydrothermale contains these proteins:
- the clpP gene encoding ATP-dependent Clp endopeptidase proteolytic subunit ClpP, yielding MPLIPIVIEQSPRGERAYDIYSRLLKERIVFLGGPIDDDMADLVIAQLLFLEAEDPKRDITLYINSPGGIVTAGLAIYDTMQYIKCDVSTLCLGQASSMGAFLLAAGAKGKRYCLPNARILIHQPMGGFQGQATDIDIHAREILRLRQRLNELLAVHTGQPLGKIQEDTERDYFMGGEEAKNYGLIDKVITKRISPQEDKSNG